The Streptomyces sp. NBC_00286 nucleotide sequence ACCCGCACGTTGTGCCACGGTGATCTGCACCTGGGGCAACTCGTCCGCGATTCGGGCGGCGCCTGGCTGCTGATCGACATCGACGACCTTGGAGTGGGCGAGCCCGCGTGGGATCTGGCGCGCCCCGCCGCCTGGTTCGCCTGCGGGCTCCTCCCGCCCGAGGAGTGGACCCGTTTCCTGACGGCGTACCAGAAGGCCGAGGGCCCCGCCCTCCCCGCGGACACAGACCCCTGGCACGCCCTGGACATTCCGGCCCGCGCGCTCACCGTCCAGACGGGTGCCCTGGCGATCGCGAAGGCGATGGCGGCCGGCCGTGCGCTCGACGAGGTGGAGGGGGCAGTGATCGACGCCTGTGACCGAATGGCAGCGCACCCGCCGGAGTTGGCGCCCGGGTTCCCGACGTAAGGTGCAACCGAACCGAAGCCGGGCAGTGTCTGTCCTGGCGAAGCAGCACCGACCGGCGAGGAGTTGAGCCGACCATGCAGTGTCCGAAGTGCCGTGCGCCGATGCACACGTACAACCGCAATGGCGTCCAGATCGAGCAGTGCAGCGGCTGCCGCGGGATCTTTCTCGACTACGGCGAGCTGGAGTCGCTGACCCGCCTGGAATCCCAGTGGCAGCAGCCCGCGCCGCCGCCTCCGGCGGCCCCACAGGCCTACCCGTCCGCTCCCGCACCCGCGTGGGGCGCCCCGCATGGCGGCCACGGCGGACACGGCGGTCACTACGGCCACAACAAGCGCCACAAGAGCTTCGGCCACATGCTCTTCTCCTCCTGACCACATCCGAGGAGCTTCACGCATGACGAAGCCCCCGGCCGTACGAGACGGCCGGGGGCTTCGGCTGGTGCGCGATACTGGGATTGAACCAGTGACCTCTTCCGTGTCAGGGAAGCGCTCTCCCGCTGAGCTAATCGCGCGGGTCGGACCTTGCTGGTGGTGCGTGGTGCGTGCGCGATACTGGGATTGAACCAGTGACCTCTTCCGTGTCAGGGAAGCGCTCTCCCGCTGAGCTAATCGCGCGGGACCCGGTGAACCGGACCAGTGGACGATACTGGGATTGAACCAGTGACCTCTTCCGTGTCAGGGAAGCGCTCTCCCGCTGAGCTAATCGTCCTTGGAGGTGGAGACGGGATTTGAACCCGTGTAGACGGCTTTGCAGGCCGTTGCCTCGCCTCTCGGCCACTCCACCAGGGGCGGGGGTTCGGGAAGATCCCCCACTTCCTGCGAGCGGACGACCAGGTTCGAACTGGCGACCTCAACCTTGGCAAGGTTGCGCTCTACCAACTGAGCTACGTCCGCTTGTCTTTCCCGCCCCGCTCGCGCGAGTCGGTGACGTGTTGAACTCTAGCGGATTCCCGGGCCAGTACAAAAACGCGTTTATGCAGCGTGCTGCGGTGCGCCCGCCGGGAGACACGGCCGGGTCACCCGCCCGGCGCCCGCCATAGACTCGCACCTGTGCACGACCTCCCAGCTCTCGCCCGTTTCGGCGGCCTCGTCGCGACCGGCCTCCATGACGTCACGAGTGACCCCGCGGCCCTGGACTCGAGTGGCTTCTGGGCCGTCACAGCGGACTTCGAGGGGCGCCTGGTGTGCGCCCGCTTCCGGGACGTACGCCATGAGCCGGTGCCCGCGCCGGTGCCGGGGGAGTGGCGGGGGCCCGCGCTGGACGACTGGACGTCGTCGCTCGACCGCGCCGCGTACACGGCGGGCGTACGCCGCATCCGCGAGCACATAGCGGCCGGTGAGGTCTACCAGGCGAACCTCTGCCGGGTTCTGTCCGCGCCCATCGCTCCGGACGCCGACGTGGACGCGCTCACCGCGCTGCTCGCGCGCGGCAACCCGGCCCCGTACGCCGGAACGATCCGACTCCGCGACCACGGTGTGGAGATCGCCACCGCGTCTCCCGAACTGTTTCTGCGCCGCGACGGGCGGATCGTCGAGTCGGGCCCGATCAAGGGCACCGGACGCACCGAGGCCGACCTCCTGGAGAAGGACTACGCCGAGAACGTCATGATCGTGGACCTGGTCCGCAACGACATCGGACGCGTCTGCGCCACCGGCTCGGTGACCGTGCCCGACCTGTGCGTCGTCGAGAAGCACCCGGGCCTCGTCCACCTCGTCTCGACCGTGCGCGGCGAACTTCGCGATGACGCCGGCTGGCCAGAGCTGCTGGCGGCGACGTTTCCGCCTGGTTCCGTCACCGGCGCCCCCAAGTCCAGTGCCCTGCGGATCATCGAGGCCCTGGAGACGGCGCCCCGCGGCCCGTACTGCGGTGGCATCGGGTGGGTGGACGCCGACCGCGGGACCGGGGAACTGGCCGTCGGCATCCGTACGTTCTGGATGGACCGGTCCGCCGAGCGGGGAAGGGACGCGGCAGTGCTGCGCTTCGGCTCCGGCGCGGGTATCACCTGGGGGTCCGACCCCGAGCTCGAGTGGCGTGAGACGGAACTGAAAGCCGCCCGACTGCTGGCTGTAGCGTCGGGGGCGTACGACGCAAGCGAAGGGACTCTCACGTGAAGCTCTGGCTCGACGGTGGGCTGCGGGACATCGAGTCGGCCCGTGTCTCCGTCCTCGACCACGGACTGACCGTGGGCGACGGCGTCTTCGAGACCGTCAAGGCGGTCGACGGCCGGCCGTTCGCGCTCACCCGCCACCTCGACCGGCTGACCCGCTCGGCGCACGGCCTCGGGCTGCCCGAGCCCGACCTCGACGAGGTGCGCCGGGCCTGCACCGCCGTCCTCGACGCCAACCCGATGCCGCTGGGCCGCCTGCGGATCACGTACACCGGGGGCCTGTCCCCGCTCGGCTCCGACCGCGGCGAACACGGGCCGACCCTCGTCGTCGCCCTCGGCGAGACCAGTCGGCGCGCCGACACCACCGCCGTGATCACCGTGCCGTGGACCCGCAACGAGCGCGGCGCGCTCGCCGGGCTCAAGACCACGTCGTACGCGGAGAACGTCGTCGCCCTCGCCCGCGCTCGCGAACAGGGCGCGACGGAGTCGCTGTTCGCGAACACCGTGGGGCAGCTGTGCGAGGGCACCGGGTCCAATGTCTTCGTGGTCCTCGACGGCGAGATCCACACCCCGCCGATCGCCTCCGGCTGCCTCGCGGGCATCACGCGGGCGCTCACCGTCGAGTGGACCGGCGCCAAGGAGACCGAACTGCCGCTGGACGTTCTGGAACGGGCGGAGGAGATCTTCCTCACGTCGACCCTGCGCGACGTACAGGCCGTGCACCGGGTCGACGCGCGCGAACTCCCGGGCGCACCCGGGCCGGTGACCGCCAAGGCCATGCGGATCTTCGACGAGCGGGCGGGCGACGACCTCGATCCGTAAAGCCACACACAGCCGCACATATTCGGTGACACCAGTAATCCACGGTGGGTACAACATCCCTGATGACCACCACCCTGCGGCCGGCCGAGCCGCTTCAGCGCGAAGCCGACGGGGCACTGTCACGCCACTACAAGGTCTGCGTGAACAGCCGTCCCGTCGGTGCGATACACCTCGCCACCCACCCCCTCTCCGGGCCGTCCGTCGCGCAGATCCGGGAGCTGGGGATCGACGAGCCGGACCGTCGGCGGGGGCGCGGCACCGTGGCCGCGCTCGCCGCCGAGGAGGTGGCGCGCGGCTGGGGCTGCCGACGGATCGAGGTATCGGTCCCTGCTGCCGCCGAGGCCGCGCTGCGGCTGGCCACGGCGCTCGGTTACGTGCCGCGCGAGCGCACCATGGAGCAACGGCTCGGCGGCACTCCTCCCGAACTGCCCGCCGGCAGCCGGGGCCGCCCGATGACGGAGGCCGAGGCACGCGCCAAGTCCGGGCCGAACCACGCCACTTGGCGATCGGCCGGGTTTGCCCCCGAGGACGTGGTGTGCAGCGTCCTGGAAGACGAGGGGACAGCGGTGGGCACGCTGAGGCTGGGGGCTCGCGACGGAACGGCGTACGTCCTCGACGCGGAGACCGACGAACGATACCGGCGCCGAGGACACGGCCGTACGTTGCTGCTGCTGGCCGAGGCACAGGCGATCGCCGCCGGACGGACCGGAATCCGGATCAACGTCCCCGCCGAGAGCACCCCGGCCGAGCGGCTCTGCGAGTCACTCGGCTACGAGACGATCACGTACATCCTCTACAAGGACCTGCTGTAGAGGCTCGCGCTGGAATGCGTCGTTGGGCTCAGGCCTGCTGTCCGGCCAGCAACCGGTCCACGATCTCCTCGATGCGCTCGCGCAGCCCCTCCTGGCTCTTGCCGCCGTCGAGGCGCTCGCCGTCGATGACGTACGTCGGTGTGCCGGTCACGCCGATGGCCTTGCCCTCGGCCTGGTCGGCGTCGACGATCAGCATGTGCCGGCCGTCGATCAGCGCGGTGTCGAACTCCTCGGCGTCCAGACCGAGTTCACGGGCCACCTCGACCAGGAAGGGTTCTCCCTTACGGCTCAGCTCCTCGACCCGGCCCAGCACAGCCTCGACGTACGGCCAGGTCTGGCCCTGTTCCGCGGCCTCCTCGGCGGCCTGCGCGGCCGCGAACGCGTGCTTGTGCTTCTCCAGCGGGAAGTGCCGCAGCCGCAGCTCCAGCCGGTCGCCGTAGCGGGCGCGCAGCGCGCGCAGGTCGTCGAGGGCGCTGCGGCAGTCGGGGCACTGGAGTTCGCACCAGACGTCCAGGACGGGGACGGCAGGGAGCGCGGGGGAGGAGTCGGTCATGCGCACCAGTTTCCCAGCCGCGGCCGAGGAGGCCCAAACTCGCGGCCGAGGAGGCCCAAACTCGCGGCCGGGGAGCCCTTACGGGGCCCTCGCGGGTATCGAGGGACCGGGCCCTGAGGAGGACCCGACCCGGAGATGTCCCTGAGGTCTGCCCGGACCATGGCATACCGGGCACGGTGCGGTGCAGGATGGAAGGGACGAAGTGACCATGCCCGAGTGAGTCCTGCCCTGGAGGACCGGATGATTGCCGAGACCGTCTGTTCCGCCGTCGCCGCGGCAGGCCTGGGTATCGCCGCGGTCACCGCGTATCGCAAGCGTTTCCTGGCGGCGGCTCGCCTTGTTGCGTACTCGCTGGTGCCCCTCGGTCTGGTGATGACCGGGGCCGTCGAATGGGCGGCCGACACCGCCTTCAGCCCGGTGGCCTGGGCGGGCTTCGGTGTGCTCGGCGCCTCATGGCTGCTGTTCACGACCACGCGGGCCGTCGAGCGGCGCGGCGGCGGGACCCGCAAGGAGCGCAAGGCGGCCCGGGCCGCGCAGCGCGAGGCGGTGGCGCCCTCGGCCTCGGCGCCCTCGCTGGGCCCGGCGAAGAGCCCGGCGACCCGTCCCGAGTCCAAGAGCAAGGCCAAGCCGCGCGCCGCCGAGTCGGGGGACGACTTCAGCGACATCGAAGCCATCTTGAAGAAGCACGGCATATGACGCCTTGAGTTCGGCATGTGCCGCTCTGAATCGACCGCTCGCTGAAACGACACAGTGAGCCGACGCAGCGGGCTGCGCTGAGCCAGGCGGTCAAGGGAGCGATCCGCTCCGGAATTCGCGCCGGAGCCGTCCATCCCGGACGTGCCGGAGCGGTCTATCCCAGATACTGGACCGTCACATTACGGATTTCGCCTAACTCCCCCATTTTTCGGGCGTGTTGATCGCGTTGAGGGTCTCGGCTGCGTCATCATCGCCCGCGAGATGCTGGACACAACACAGAGCGACACCGCTGCGCCTCCAGAGGAGCGGCGGGGTTGTCTCTTCGCGCTTTCCCAGCCACCGCTGATGATCTTCCTTGCGGTGATCGGCTGTCTGCTGCTCATGGCTTCGCTGCACGATCTGCTGCTGCTCTGAGCCGTACGCGGAGTCCCTGGCGTCACCCGCCGAGGACTCCGTCAGCCGGCCGCCTCCTTGCGCCGAGCGCGGTAGGCGGCCACATGCAGACGGTTTCCGCAGGTCCGGCTGTCGCAGTAGCGGCGGGAGCGGTTGCGGGAGAGGTCCACGAAGGCGTGCCGGCAGTCGGGCGCCTCGCAGCGTCGCAATCTGTCCTGTTCCCCGGCCACCACGAAGAACGCCAGCGCCATCCCGCAGTCGGCGGCGAGGTGGTCCGCGACGGACGCACCGGGTGCGAAGTAGTGCACATGCCAGTCGTAGCCGTCGTGGTCGGTGAGCCGGGGCGTGGTGCCGGCCGCGGCGACCAGCTCGTTGATCAGCACGGCGGCGGCGCGGGCATCGGGTGCCGCGAAGATCCCGCAGAACCGGCCGCGGATCTTCCGCATGGCCGTGAGATCGAGCTCGGACAGTGACCCGACTTCGCTGATGTCGTGCTTGCGTACGAACGCGTCCAGATCCGCGACACTCGCGAGCCCGTCCGCCGTGTCGTCCTCCGGTGCGGTGTTCACCAGATCGACCACGATGTCGAGGGCGCACCGGGTGTCGTGGGTGATCAGCACGTTTCGCTCCCTGGCCTGGGGTCGGGCGTGCGCCCGCCGATGCTGGCCGATGCTAGCGGCTCCGCGAAACGGGGGAATCGGTGCTATCCACACCGAGTGGTCGGATGGGCGGAGCCGACCGGGACCCGCGACGTCGGTGCCGTGTCCTGGGTCGAGCGTACGTTTGGTCGCGGCACGCGGCACGCGGCACGCGGCACGGGATCAGGGGTCCGGGGCACGCGAGCGTTGGGGCGCACTTGCGGTGCGCGATGTACGCAGGGCTGGTTCCATGACTCTCCGCACACACGTAGACGCCGCCTCCGCGGAATCCGCGGCGACGGCGCCGATGTATACCGTATGGGGCTGTCCGGGCCCGTGCCGTCTCCCCGAGTGGACGGCGCCGGGCGGCTTGCGCGGAGCCTCGTCCTAGCTCTCCGCCAGGATGTGCGAGAGCTCCGTGTCGAGATCGAAATGGCGGTGCTCCGTGCCCGGGGGGACAGCGGCGTCCGTCCGCTTCAGGAACGACTCCAGGGCCCGCGCCGGGGCCTCGAGCAGAGCCTCGCCCTCCGGGGAGCTCAGGGCGATGCAGACGACGCCCTGACCATGACTGCGGGACGGCCAGACACGGACGTCGCCCGTGCCGGTGGGCCGGTGCAGTCCCTCGGCGAGGAGATCGCGGGCGAACACCCACTCGACGGTTTCCTCGGCTCCGGTGTGGAAGGTGGCGTGCACGGCGTAGGGATCGGCCGTGTCATACCGCAGTCCTGCGGGAACAGGCAGTGAGGACTCGCTCGACACAACGAGGCGCAGGTGCAGCTCGCAGCTGACCGTGGTGTTCATAAGCGCCAGGGCCTTTCGCTCAGTGTGCGCTCGGGGATTCGCACGTCGGCGAAATCGACATGCCACCTACGGTGCCGTTGTAAACCCCTCTGAGTGTTTTGCGTGTCTTTAGGTAGCTCATCCGGCCGAGTGTGCGTTCGTCGACTACGACCATTTCAGTGACTGGTTTGTGTCCGGTAGGGTTTGGCCGTATGAATACGGGGAGTGACGAAACGGGGGAGGCCGTCGTGGCGGCCGAGGATTCGAAGAGCGATCCGGCGCTTGGTTCCCGTGCGCCGGAATTCATCAAGGCCCGACGCATGCTGCACCTGAGCTGGCAGGTGGGCGTGTTCGTGGTTGGCCTCGCGGTCGTGGTGGCCGGCGTGATCATGCTGCCGCTGCCCGGGCCGGGCTGGCTGGTGATCTTCGCCGGTATGGCGATCTGGGCCACCGAGTTCGTCTGGGCGCAGCTGGTGCTCCGCTGGACGAAGCGCAAGGTCACCGAAGCGACACAGCGTGCGCTCGACCCCAAGGTGCGCAGACGCAACATCATCCTGACGACGATCGGTCTGGTCATCGTCGGAGTGCTGGCCGGGATCTACCTCTACCGGTTCGGCTTCGTGATGCCGTGGAAGATCAAGGAATAGCCGGGTTCCGCATGCTCGGCGGGCGGTCGGAAGCACCCCCTGACATGGGGTAATGTTTTCCTACGCCCGGGCGATTAGCTCAGCGGGAGAGCGCTTCGTTCACACCGAAGAGGTCACTGGTTCGATCCCAGTATCGCCCACGAGTACGAGGGCGACCCATGTTCGCGGAAGGTGCGGGCTGGGTCGCCCTCGTCGTTTTTGCCGGGCTTTGCCGCAGGGGGCGGGGGCTTCGCCACCCGCGCTCGCGCGCCCCCCATGGGTTCGCCGAGGTGAGCGCCTTCGTTCGCAGAGCGCCAAGCGCTCCACAAGGTCGAGCAGGTCGAGGCCCCCACCGGACGCGTCGGGGGTTCAGCAGCCGCGTACGTCCTCCCCTGGCGCCCGGGAGGTGCAGGTGCCGCTAAGCGGCACTTCCGGACTTCCAGCGGAGCGCTCAGCAGTCACAACCCAGCTCGTACGTCCCTGACCTCGCCCGAGGCGCTGAACGCGGCGGCGAACGCGGCGGACGCTCCCCGGCCGCGCCGTCCCGTAAGCCGCTGACCAGGTCCTACGGCTCCTGCCCTCGATGCTGCCGGGCAGGCACCTGGACGTGCGCCGCAGGCTCCGTCGCGCGGGGCCCCACCGCGTGGCTCGCGTCGGTCCGCATCGCCTCCAGAGCCCGCTGCGAGGAAGCGCGCCCCGCCGCCCCGTCATCTCCCTCGCCCCTTCCCGACCACCCGTCAACTCCACGCCCGCGCCCAGAATCTCCCTCCCCAAGCACCCCAACTTCCGCAAGTAACCCCCCGTTCGACCGGCCGACCCCACCCACCCCACCTGCAACGTCTTCCAACACCCCCGCCCACCCAGCACCGTTCAAGCCGTCACGCCCGCGACCCCGGCCACATCAATTCCTGTCCGGGTCATTGACGCGCCCGGAGGGCCTCCGTAACTTGTGGCGGCAAGCGCTTACTTGAAACGATTCATGGGGCGGACGCATCGTCGCGGGGAGGCTCAACCATGCAGCAGAACAGAAACGTTGAGAGGCGTACGATCCTTAAGGCGGGGGGAGCCTCGCTGGCCGCGCTGGGGCTGGGGACCACGGCGACGGCGTGTGGGGGCGGTAGCGGCGCCGGGGACGGGACGGTGACGATCCGTTACGCGTGGTGGGGTGCTGAAGACCGCGCCAAGCGGATCAATGAAACCATCAAGCTCTTCGAAAAGAAGTACCCGAAGATCAAGGTGAAAACGGACTTTCAGCCTTACCTCGACTTCTGGAAGAAGTTCAATACCCAGGCCTCCGGCGGCAATCCG carries:
- a CDS encoding TFIIB-type zinc ribbon-containing protein; translation: MQCPKCRAPMHTYNRNGVQIEQCSGCRGIFLDYGELESLTRLESQWQQPAPPPPAAPQAYPSAPAPAWGAPHGGHGGHGGHYGHNKRHKSFGHMLFSS
- a CDS encoding chorismate-binding protein, which translates into the protein MHDLPALARFGGLVATGLHDVTSDPAALDSSGFWAVTADFEGRLVCARFRDVRHEPVPAPVPGEWRGPALDDWTSSLDRAAYTAGVRRIREHIAAGEVYQANLCRVLSAPIAPDADVDALTALLARGNPAPYAGTIRLRDHGVEIATASPELFLRRDGRIVESGPIKGTGRTEADLLEKDYAENVMIVDLVRNDIGRVCATGSVTVPDLCVVEKHPGLVHLVSTVRGELRDDAGWPELLAATFPPGSVTGAPKSSALRIIEALETAPRGPYCGGIGWVDADRGTGELAVGIRTFWMDRSAERGRDAAVLRFGSGAGITWGSDPELEWRETELKAARLLAVASGAYDASEGTLT
- a CDS encoding aminotransferase class IV, producing the protein MKLWLDGGLRDIESARVSVLDHGLTVGDGVFETVKAVDGRPFALTRHLDRLTRSAHGLGLPEPDLDEVRRACTAVLDANPMPLGRLRITYTGGLSPLGSDRGEHGPTLVVALGETSRRADTTAVITVPWTRNERGALAGLKTTSYAENVVALARAREQGATESLFANTVGQLCEGTGSNVFVVLDGEIHTPPIASGCLAGITRALTVEWTGAKETELPLDVLERAEEIFLTSTLRDVQAVHRVDARELPGAPGPVTAKAMRIFDERAGDDLDP
- a CDS encoding GNAT family N-acetyltransferase; amino-acid sequence: MTTTLRPAEPLQREADGALSRHYKVCVNSRPVGAIHLATHPLSGPSVAQIRELGIDEPDRRRGRGTVAALAAEEVARGWGCRRIEVSVPAAAEAALRLATALGYVPRERTMEQRLGGTPPELPAGSRGRPMTEAEARAKSGPNHATWRSAGFAPEDVVCSVLEDEGTAVGTLRLGARDGTAYVLDAETDERYRRRGHGRTLLLLAEAQAIAAGRTGIRINVPAESTPAERLCESLGYETITYILYKDLL
- a CDS encoding DsbA family protein — protein: MTDSSPALPAVPVLDVWCELQCPDCRSALDDLRALRARYGDRLELRLRHFPLEKHKHAFAAAQAAEEAAEQGQTWPYVEAVLGRVEELSRKGEPFLVEVARELGLDAEEFDTALIDGRHMLIVDADQAEGKAIGVTGTPTYVIDGERLDGGKSQEGLRERIEEIVDRLLAGQQA
- a CDS encoding CGNR zinc finger domain-containing protein, encoding MLITHDTRCALDIVVDLVNTAPEDDTADGLASVADLDAFVRKHDISEVGSLSELDLTAMRKIRGRFCGIFAAPDARAAAVLINELVAAAGTTPRLTDHDGYDWHVHYFAPGASVADHLAADCGMALAFFVVAGEQDRLRRCEAPDCRHAFVDLSRNRSRRYCDSRTCGNRLHVAAYRARRKEAAG
- a CDS encoding SsgA family sporulation/cell division regulator is translated as MNTTVSCELHLRLVVSSESSLPVPAGLRYDTADPYAVHATFHTGAEETVEWVFARDLLAEGLHRPTGTGDVRVWPSRSHGQGVVCIALSSPEGEALLEAPARALESFLKRTDAAVPPGTEHRHFDLDTELSHILAES
- a CDS encoding TIGR02611 family protein, translating into MNTGSDETGEAVVAAEDSKSDPALGSRAPEFIKARRMLHLSWQVGVFVVGLAVVVAGVIMLPLPGPGWLVIFAGMAIWATEFVWAQLVLRWTKRKVTEATQRALDPKVRRRNIILTTIGLVIVGVLAGIYLYRFGFVMPWKIKE